In Marasmius oreades isolate 03SP1 chromosome 3, whole genome shotgun sequence, a single window of DNA contains:
- a CDS encoding uncharacterized protein (BUSCO:EOG09263483) has product MQTSFKSSSPIINVAVIGVGLVGSEFIKQLLSIPSSPFRLVSVTSSSRTVFAPSSPFRSSDSWKDILAQSTERPNFELLTQNLSSLISSSSSVAVVDNTSSDDVASRYPTWLKAGFNVITPNKKAYSGDLELYKKIVEASKESGTKFLNESTVGAGLPVISTLKELLGTGDKIKKIEGVFSGTMSYIFNEFSTGSPDGPSFSSIVKGAREKGYTEPHPADDLNGFDVARKLTILSRTISFSNNPNNSSLPSLQSFKSVQTVSLIPPPLEGIPTGDEFISRLLHFDTEFDEKRRQARKKDKVLRFVGVVDVENGDVKAALEEYSADHPFATSLGGSDNIIMFHTERYGPRPLIVQGAGAGAAVTAMGVLGDLLKLT; this is encoded by the exons ATGCAGACTTCCTTCAAGTCGAGCTCTCCAATTATCAACGTCGCTGTTATAGGCGTCGGGCTTGTTGGATCTGAATTCATCAAGCAACTGTTGTCTATTCCATCTTCACCGTTCCGTCTAGTTTCAGTCACTTCATCCTCCCGAACAGTCTTCGCTCCATCGTCGCCCTTCCGATCTTCAGATTCATGGAAGGATATCTTGGCTCAATCCACAGAGCGACCCAACTTTGAATTGCTCACACAAAACCTTTCCTCTTTAATCTCATCATCTTCAAGTGTTGCCGTGGTGGATAACACTTCCTCAGACGACGTTGCAAGTCGATATCCCACCTGGCTAAAAGCTGGCTTCAACGTTATCACACCCAATAAGAAGGCGTATTCAGGAGACCTCGAGTTATACAAAAAAATAGTTGAGGCTAGTAAAGAGAGCGGAACCAAGTTCTTGAACGAGTCGACGGTTGGTGCCGGGTTACCTGTGATCTCGACTCTAAAAGAACTGCTGGGGACTGGCGACAAG ATCAAAAAAATTGAAGGCGTATTTTCGGGAACCATGAGCTACATTTTTAATGAATTCTCGACTGGCTCCCCGGATGGTCCTAGTTTTTCGTCAATAGTCAAAGGAGCGAGAGAAAAGGGATACACG GAACCTCATCCAGCAGACGATCTCAACGGCTTTGATGTAGCTCGAAAGCTCACAATACTTTCTCGGACCATCTCCTTCTCGAATAATCCCAACAATTCCTCTTTGCCTTCATTACAATCCTTCAAATCTGTGCAGACGGTTTCTCTAATACCCCCGCCTCTGGAGGGTATCCCTACTGGAGACGAATTCATCTCCCGTTTACTCCATTTCGATACCGAGTTTGATGAAAAGCGTCGACAAGCCAGAAAAAAGGATAAGGTGCTCCGCTTTGTCGGAGTGGTGGATGTTGAGAATGGGGACGTGAAAGCGGCGTTGGAAGA ATATTCCGCTGACCACCCTTTTGCGACGTCTCTCGGTGGATCCGACAACATCATCATGTTCCACACAGAAAGATACGGTCCAAGGCCTCTAATCGTCCAAGGCGCAGGTGCAGGCGCCGCAGTTACAGCTATGGGCGTCCTTGGCGACTTGTTGAAGTTGACATGA